One Halostella salina genomic region harbors:
- a CDS encoding RPA12/RPB9/RPC11 RNA polymerase family protein, translating to MQFCDECGSLMHTEGDTWVCRSCENEESRDSQAEAAMAIQDGQRDDGAPAVADATQDTTETMQEPCPAEDCDSDRATSEMMPKPGGSYEVRLFTCVQCGHKWRES from the coding sequence ATGCAATTCTGTGACGAGTGTGGTTCGCTGATGCACACGGAGGGCGACACGTGGGTGTGTCGCTCCTGCGAGAACGAGGAATCACGGGACTCGCAAGCGGAAGCGGCGATGGCGATTCAGGATGGACAGCGGGACGACGGGGCACCCGCCGTGGCCGACGCGACGCAGGACACCACCGAGACGATGCAGGAGCCCTGTCCGGCCGAGGACTGCGACAGCGACCGGGCCACCTCCGAGATGATGCCGAAGCCGGGCGGCTCCTACGAGGTCCGGCTGTTCACCTGCGTCCAGTGCGGCCACAAGTGGCGCGAGTCTTGA
- the engB gene encoding GTP-binding protein EngB has translation MFEERPDRDAEVVFLGRSNVGKSTLMRELTGHTFDTGRKPGVTRSPNHYDWAPEDFVLTDLPGFGFMSGVAEEQREATKDGIVRYLEDRADNVLVAVLVLDGKSAVDIIDRHSGEDEVPYVIDMYAFLQDLGIPTVIAVNKMDKVDDRDERLDAICDRFGLFPPWQQWQETVAPITAKTGDIDALTEAVRHHLHEAERDDLFKFF, from the coding sequence ATGTTCGAGGAGCGCCCCGACCGCGACGCCGAGGTTGTCTTCCTCGGCCGGTCGAACGTCGGGAAGTCGACGCTGATGCGGGAGTTGACGGGCCACACGTTCGACACCGGCCGCAAGCCCGGCGTCACGCGCTCGCCGAACCACTACGACTGGGCACCCGAGGACTTCGTCCTCACGGACCTCCCCGGCTTCGGCTTCATGTCCGGCGTCGCCGAGGAACAGCGCGAGGCCACCAAGGACGGCATCGTGCGCTATCTGGAGGACCGCGCCGACAACGTCCTCGTCGCCGTGCTCGTGCTGGACGGCAAGAGCGCCGTCGACATCATCGACCGCCACTCCGGCGAGGACGAGGTGCCGTACGTCATCGACATGTACGCGTTCCTGCAGGATCTCGGGATCCCGACGGTCATCGCCGTCAACAAGATGGACAAGGTCGACGACCGCGACGAGCGGCTGGACGCCATCTGCGACCGCTTCGGCCTGTTTCCCCCGTGGCAGCAGTGGCAGGAGACGGTCGCGCCGATCACCGCCAAAACCGGCGACATCGACGCGCTGACCGAGGCCGTCCGCCACCACCTCCACGAGGCCGAACGGGACGACCTGTTCAAGTTCTTCTAA
- a CDS encoding TIGR00341 family protein translates to MRLVEVMIPAGKREAVLRTLDDEGIDYAVTDETSSREYTAVVSFPLPRNAVEPVLDRLREIGIDDDSYTIVIDARTVVSRRFDALQERYDDEDESDQRIAREEVRTEAAELMPDLRTYLTLAVVSAVVATAGLLLDSPAVVVGSMVIAPVLGPAMATSVGTVVNDDDLFRTGIKLQAVGFTVAVVAATAFAVLVKSLYLVPPGLDVTALGQVQGRLSPDFLSLAVALGGGIAGAMSLAGGVSAALVGVMIAAALIPPVAAVGIGVAWGLPNVVLDASVLVCVNLLSINLTALAVLWYMGYRPERWFEADEARSKTLRRVGTLLVALLVLSGFLAGVTLTSFQTATSDREIRDAVDGVLAEGEYERLTLLDTRIERTGGPIGSEPAAVVVTVGRPAGESHPDLADRIRDRIRDRTSADATVQVQFVAVQNADASSSDRVGRGSIGAGTPRVARA, encoded by the coding sequence GTGCGCCTCGTAGAGGTCATGATCCCGGCGGGCAAGCGCGAAGCCGTCCTGCGGACGCTGGACGACGAGGGGATCGACTACGCCGTCACCGACGAGACGAGCAGCCGCGAGTACACGGCCGTCGTCTCCTTCCCCCTGCCGCGCAACGCCGTCGAGCCGGTGCTGGACCGCCTCCGGGAGATCGGCATCGACGACGACAGCTACACCATCGTCATCGACGCCCGGACGGTCGTCTCGCGGCGGTTCGACGCCCTGCAGGAGCGCTACGACGACGAGGACGAGTCCGACCAGCGGATCGCCCGCGAGGAGGTCCGGACGGAGGCGGCGGAACTGATGCCGGACCTGCGGACGTACCTGACACTGGCGGTCGTGAGCGCCGTCGTCGCCACCGCGGGGCTGTTGCTCGACTCGCCCGCCGTCGTCGTCGGGTCGATGGTGATCGCGCCGGTGCTCGGGCCGGCGATGGCGACCAGCGTCGGCACCGTGGTCAACGACGACGACCTGTTCCGGACCGGGATCAAGCTGCAGGCGGTCGGTTTCACCGTCGCGGTCGTCGCTGCGACGGCCTTCGCCGTGCTGGTGAAGTCGCTGTACCTCGTCCCGCCGGGACTCGACGTGACGGCGCTCGGGCAGGTGCAGGGGCGGCTCTCGCCGGATTTCCTCTCGCTGGCGGTGGCGCTCGGGGGCGGCATCGCGGGCGCGATGAGCCTCGCCGGCGGCGTGTCGGCGGCGCTGGTCGGCGTGATGATCGCCGCGGCGCTCATCCCGCCCGTCGCCGCCGTCGGCATCGGCGTCGCGTGGGGGCTGCCGAACGTCGTGCTCGACGCGAGCGTGCTGGTGTGCGTGAACCTGCTGTCGATCAACCTCACCGCGCTGGCGGTCCTCTGGTACATGGGCTACCGGCCGGAGCGGTGGTTCGAGGCCGACGAGGCCCGGTCGAAGACGCTCCGTCGGGTCGGGACGCTGCTGGTCGCCCTGCTCGTCCTCTCGGGCTTTCTCGCCGGCGTGACGCTCACCTCGTTCCAGACGGCGACCAGCGACCGGGAGATCCGCGACGCGGTCGACGGCGTCCTCGCGGAAGGGGAGTACGAGCGCCTCACGCTGCTGGACACCCGGATAGAGCGAACCGGCGGACCGATCGGGTCCGAGCCGGCCGCGGTGGTCGTCACGGTGGGCCGGCCGGCCGGCGAGTCGCACCCCGACCTCGCCGACCGGATCCGGGACCGGATCCGGGACCGGACGAGCGCGGACGCCACCGTGCAGGTGCAGTTCGTGGCCGTCCAGAACGCCGACGCGTCGTCGTCCGACCGGGTCGGGCGGGGGAGCATCGGAGCGGGGACGCCGCGCGTAGCACGAGCCTAG
- a CDS encoding TIGR00341 family protein: MRLVQIRVPDDRRGDVTDALDDEHVDYVVLRDESDAGGWVVEFPLPTDAVGTVRDRLREAGFPEDGYTVIGSAEAAMTPHSQELADRFADDFDPLTPPELTSKARDLSRDPGSYVAMILLSAVIATAGLLVDSPAIIVGSMVIAPLVGPVLTTGVGAALGDTEMFRNSLWLQIAGVVAAVAGAWLFAFALRAGGFVADDLAVTSIELVALRLSPSVFAMSVGLAAGVAAGFGLTTKGPTSLIGVMIAAALIPTAATTGIAMVWGYYVVAVGTLFLLVGTLIAINVGVYALLWGLGYRSGEWHTLLSAGTTRGTAAVVATVMLVVATVGVAAVGTGQQVAFQQSTTAAVEDVVGSGEYADLQVVSVRPEYTGVGSAGSPETVTVVVSKTSNESYPGLAADLRRAVAARTGEQVTVRVSVQAYQVARGPGNATREGVVVRPVLPTALSRDDAR, encoded by the coding sequence GTGCGTCTCGTTCAGATCCGCGTCCCCGACGACCGCCGCGGGGACGTGACCGACGCCCTCGACGACGAGCACGTCGACTACGTCGTCCTGCGCGACGAGAGCGACGCCGGCGGCTGGGTCGTCGAGTTTCCCCTCCCGACCGACGCCGTCGGGACGGTCCGCGACCGCCTTCGGGAGGCCGGGTTCCCGGAGGACGGGTACACGGTGATCGGGTCGGCGGAGGCGGCGATGACGCCGCACTCGCAGGAGCTGGCGGACCGGTTCGCCGACGACTTCGACCCGCTGACACCGCCGGAGCTCACGTCGAAGGCGAGAGACCTGAGCCGCGACCCGGGGTCGTACGTGGCGATGATCCTCCTGAGCGCCGTCATCGCCACCGCCGGCCTGCTGGTCGACTCGCCCGCCATCATCGTCGGGTCGATGGTGATCGCCCCGCTCGTCGGGCCGGTGTTGACGACCGGGGTTGGGGCGGCGCTCGGCGACACGGAGATGTTCCGCAACAGCCTCTGGCTACAGATTGCCGGCGTCGTCGCCGCCGTCGCCGGAGCGTGGCTGTTCGCGTTCGCCCTTCGTGCCGGCGGCTTCGTCGCCGACGACCTCGCGGTCACGTCGATCGAACTCGTCGCCCTGCGCCTCTCGCCGAGCGTCTTCGCGATGAGCGTCGGCCTCGCGGCCGGGGTCGCGGCGGGGTTCGGGCTGACGACCAAGGGACCCACCTCGCTCATCGGCGTGATGATCGCCGCGGCGCTCATCCCGACGGCCGCGACGACCGGCATCGCGATGGTGTGGGGGTACTACGTCGTCGCCGTCGGGACGCTGTTCCTGCTCGTCGGCACCCTGATCGCGATCAACGTCGGCGTGTACGCGCTGCTGTGGGGACTGGGATACCGCTCCGGCGAGTGGCACACCCTGCTCTCGGCGGGGACGACGCGGGGGACCGCGGCGGTCGTCGCGACCGTGATGCTGGTCGTCGCCACGGTCGGCGTGGCCGCCGTCGGCACCGGCCAGCAGGTCGCGTTCCAGCAGTCGACCACCGCCGCCGTGGAGGACGTGGTCGGGTCGGGGGAGTACGCGGACCTGCAGGTCGTCTCGGTCCGGCCGGAGTACACCGGCGTCGGGTCGGCCGGGTCGCCCGAGACCGTCACCGTCGTCGTCAGCAAGACGAGCAACGAGTCGTATCCGGGGCTGGCCGCCGACCTCCGGAGGGCCGTCGCGGCCCGCACCGGCGAACAGGTCACCGTCCGTGTCTCGGTACAGGCGTATCAGGTCGCCCGCGGCCCGGGCAACGCGACCCGGGAGGGCGTCGTGGTCCGCCCGGTACTCCCGACCGCGCTCAGTCGGGATGATGCGCGATAG
- a CDS encoding SIMPL domain-containing protein has protein sequence MTRKRLIATLAVATLLVTAGCLGAIGDSSADSPADTTDAADGVDDHSDHSDRTVNVRASGEVSADPDRAILDVAVQATADDPETARQRLSENVSTMRSALSEAGIPDDGIETAHYVIRQDRESRQTEGVTRYVAIHAFEVETDDVDGVGSVIETAVNNGATDVHHVEFTLSEEARNDLREDALSAAMENARTDADILAENADLSIAGVSSVSTGSVDVRPYHAEAMMASADAGGTNVESGPVTVSAQVQVTYNATAA, from the coding sequence ATGACACGCAAGCGACTCATCGCAACGCTCGCCGTCGCGACGCTGCTCGTTACGGCGGGCTGTCTGGGAGCGATCGGCGACTCGTCGGCCGACTCGCCGGCCGACACGACCGACGCCGCCGACGGCGTCGACGACCACAGCGACCACTCCGACCGAACCGTCAACGTCCGGGCGAGCGGCGAGGTGAGCGCGGACCCCGACCGCGCGATCCTCGACGTCGCGGTGCAGGCGACGGCCGACGACCCCGAGACGGCGCGGCAGCGTCTCAGTGAGAACGTCTCGACGATGCGGTCGGCGCTCTCCGAGGCCGGCATCCCCGACGACGGGATCGAGACCGCCCACTACGTCATCCGGCAGGACCGCGAGTCCCGGCAGACGGAGGGCGTGACTCGCTACGTCGCGATCCACGCCTTCGAGGTCGAGACCGACGACGTGGACGGCGTCGGCTCCGTCATCGAAACCGCCGTGAACAACGGCGCGACCGACGTGCATCACGTGGAGTTCACCCTCTCGGAGGAGGCACGGAACGACCTGCGCGAGGACGCGCTCTCGGCCGCCATGGAGAACGCGCGTACCGACGCCGACATCCTCGCGGAGAACGCCGACCTGTCGATCGCGGGCGTCTCCTCGGTGTCGACCGGCTCCGTCGACGTGCGGCCGTACCACGCCGAGGCGATGATGGCCTCGGCCGACGCGGGCGGCACGAACGTCGAGTCCGGCCCGGTCACCGTCTCGGCGCAGGTGCAGGTGACGTACAACGCGACTGCGGCCTGA
- a CDS encoding NOG1 family protein, giving the protein MIFEDLPTTPTSEELIDKAFSRAARAGRAKSGFEAQQSMLQTASNILSDNLENVVTAWPDFAEIDPFYYELAHALVDVDELRQSLSEVTWASRKVAEIREEYQGRLRGDTDTARKVRKQAFARMADVVEEVADDLARLGDAREQLRKLPDIDPDEPAIVVAGYPNVGKSSFVNDVTNARGETASYPFTTKGIGVGHFERERIRYQIVDTPGLLDRPADERNDIESQAVSALEHLADCVLFLVDASGDCGYPLDAQLELRDAVEAQFDDVPLLTVCNKADRSRDVTADHYMSIAENENVEGVLDAAVEAIGYEPELPFDE; this is encoded by the coding sequence ATGATTTTCGAGGACCTCCCGACGACGCCCACGTCGGAGGAGCTCATCGACAAGGCGTTCTCGCGGGCGGCGCGGGCGGGCCGGGCGAAAAGCGGCTTCGAGGCCCAGCAGTCGATGCTACAGACGGCGTCGAACATCCTCTCCGACAACCTGGAGAACGTCGTCACGGCGTGGCCGGACTTCGCGGAGATCGATCCGTTCTACTACGAACTCGCTCACGCGCTGGTCGACGTGGACGAACTCAGGCAGAGCCTCTCGGAAGTGACCTGGGCCAGCCGCAAGGTCGCCGAGATCCGCGAGGAGTACCAGGGCCGCCTGCGCGGCGACACGGACACCGCCCGGAAGGTGCGCAAGCAGGCGTTCGCCCGCATGGCCGACGTGGTCGAGGAGGTCGCAGACGACCTCGCACGCCTCGGCGACGCGCGCGAACAGCTCCGCAAGCTCCCCGACATCGACCCCGACGAGCCGGCGATCGTCGTCGCGGGCTACCCCAACGTGGGGAAGTCGTCGTTCGTCAACGACGTGACCAACGCCCGCGGCGAGACGGCGTCGTACCCGTTCACGACGAAGGGGATCGGCGTCGGCCACTTCGAGCGCGAGCGGATCCGCTACCAGATCGTCGACACGCCGGGACTGCTCGACCGCCCGGCCGACGAGCGCAACGACATCGAGTCACAGGCCGTCAGCGCGCTGGAGCACCTCGCCGACTGCGTGCTCTTCCTGGTCGACGCCAGCGGCGACTGCGGCTACCCGCTCGACGCACAGCTGGAACTGCGTGACGCAGTCGAGGCGCAGTTCGACGACGTGCCGCTGCTCACGGTCTGCAACAAGGCCGACCGCTCGCGGGACGTGACGGCCGACCACTACATGAGCATCGCGGAGAACGAGAACGTCGAGGGCGTCCTCGACGCGGCGGTCGAAGCGATCGGTTACGAGCCGGAGCTGCCGTTCGACGAGTAG
- a CDS encoding DUF5518 domain-containing protein — MNWRAVGIGFVVEIVLGVFAFAIPGVGHAAAGLIGGFVAGYIAGGGLLSGAWHGLVAGALGGILIAVTLGLGAGVIGTIGLGPLGPFLGGTVFLVALVVALLMAIDSAIAGAVGGLVG; from the coding sequence ATGAACTGGCGTGCCGTCGGTATCGGCTTCGTGGTGGAGATCGTCCTCGGCGTGTTCGCCTTCGCCATTCCGGGCGTCGGCCACGCCGCGGCCGGCCTGATCGGCGGGTTCGTCGCGGGCTACATCGCCGGCGGCGGCCTGCTGTCCGGCGCGTGGCACGGCCTCGTCGCCGGGGCGCTCGGCGGGATCCTGATCGCGGTCACGCTCGGTCTCGGCGCGGGCGTCATCGGCACGATCGGGCTGGGACCGCTCGGGCCGTTCCTCGGCGGGACCGTCTTCCTCGTCGCGCTGGTCGTCGCGCTCCTGATGGCCATCGACAGCGCGATCGCGGGGGCGGTCGGCGGGCTGGTGGGATAG
- a CDS encoding HNH endonuclease signature motif containing protein, giving the protein MTITQSTLKELWGASKNECAHPDCDMQLADPDGDGVIGEICHIQAQNEGGPRYDSSLDEEEVDSASNLILLCPTHHTVVDKNPEDYSSRVLESWKEEQLTEGDVEVPETDSLLNELVANTESINVEGGSFIVTNNQMGGQVADEITNIGQQPRRIPPAARQEMVQQLAPYDPGPVTVTGIMGDGESLRLAEEIMDVLDEAGWDVSGPNQVVLNRAVQEIQLRIPEDTEAFRTLGNLFLQLGFSSAGYLEEEKEGIEVIVGSNI; this is encoded by the coding sequence ATGACAATAACTCAATCAACTCTCAAGGAACTCTGGGGGGCGTCAAAAAATGAGTGTGCTCACCCCGATTGTGATATGCAACTTGCTGACCCAGACGGAGATGGTGTTATTGGGGAGATCTGTCATATCCAGGCCCAGAATGAGGGGGGACCAAGGTATGATTCATCACTTGACGAGGAAGAGGTTGATTCAGCTTCAAATCTCATTCTTCTGTGCCCCACTCACCATACTGTAGTGGATAAAAATCCGGAGGACTACTCTTCGCGGGTACTTGAGAGTTGGAAAGAGGAACAACTCACAGAGGGTGATGTAGAAGTACCAGAAACCGATAGTTTGCTTAATGAGTTGGTCGCCAATACGGAGAGCATTAACGTCGAAGGTGGATCATTCATCGTCACCAATAATCAAATGGGTGGGCAGGTAGCAGATGAGATTACTAACATCGGCCAGCAACCCCGGCGAATTCCACCTGCAGCACGTCAAGAGATGGTTCAGCAATTGGCCCCGTATGACCCTGGGCCAGTTACTGTGACAGGAATAATGGGAGATGGGGAGTCACTCAGATTGGCTGAAGAGATTATGGATGTTCTTGACGAGGCAGGCTGGGACGTAAGTGGTCCCAATCAGGTTGTCCTCAATAGAGCCGTTCAAGAGATTCAACTAAGGATACCAGAGGATACTGAAGCATTCCGGACACTCGGAAATCTATTTCTTCAGCTTGGATTTAGCTCTGCAGGATACCTTGAAGAAGAGAAGGAAGGTATCGAGGTTATAGTTGGCTCCAATATATGA
- the hisE gene encoding phosphoribosyl-ATP diphosphatase, with product MSGDANADGADDVVDELFAVIEDRKERLPEDSYTASLFTSEKGENEVLEKLGEETTELVLAAKDDDREEIAHESADIVYHLLVLLAMKDMDVADLRAELETRR from the coding sequence ATGAGCGGGGACGCGAACGCGGACGGCGCGGACGACGTGGTCGACGAGCTGTTCGCCGTCATCGAGGACCGCAAGGAGCGCCTGCCCGAGGACTCCTACACCGCCTCGCTGTTCACCAGCGAGAAGGGGGAAAACGAGGTGCTGGAGAAGCTGGGCGAGGAGACGACCGAACTGGTCCTCGCGGCGAAGGACGACGACCGCGAGGAGATCGCTCACGAGAGCGCCGATATCGTCTACCACCTGCTCGTGCTCCTGGCGATGAAGGACATGGACGTCGCGGACCTGCGGGCGGAGCTAGAGACGCGGCGCTGA
- a CDS encoding bifunctional nuclease family protein, producing MDATIDAVRVAGTPDGPVPVAVLAVEDERDVLPIFIGFDEAASIARGLDAEDIGRPLTHDLLLDVIEELGGRVADVTVSAVEDGTYIADLTVETPRGEATIDARPSDSLALAARTNAPVSVDESVFESGRQPREEFDELDDIREVAELA from the coding sequence ATGGACGCGACTATCGACGCCGTGCGCGTTGCCGGGACACCCGACGGGCCGGTGCCGGTCGCCGTTCTCGCCGTCGAGGACGAGCGCGACGTGCTCCCTATCTTCATCGGGTTCGACGAGGCGGCGAGCATCGCGCGCGGACTGGACGCCGAGGACATCGGGCGGCCGCTGACCCACGACCTGCTGCTCGACGTGATCGAGGAACTCGGCGGCCGCGTCGCGGACGTGACCGTCAGCGCGGTCGAGGACGGCACGTACATCGCCGACCTGACCGTCGAGACGCCGCGCGGCGAGGCGACGATCGACGCCCGGCCGAGCGACTCGCTGGCGCTCGCGGCCCGGACGAACGCGCCGGTCAGCGTCGACGAGTCGGTGTTCGAGAGCGGCCGCCAGCCGCGCGAGGAGTTCGACGAACTCGACGACATCCGGGAGGTGGCGGAGCTGGCATGA
- the pdxT gene encoding pyridoxal 5'-phosphate synthase glutaminase subunit PdxT — protein sequence MTLTAGVVAVQGDVSEHGDAVRRAAERRGREAEVVEIRDAGIVPDCDVLLLPGGESTTISRLLHDEGIAAEIRDHVAAGKPVLATCAGLIVMAADAGDERVRTLDLVDVTVQRNAFGRQKDSFEAPLDVDGLDEPFPAVFIRAPVIADVGDAAVLAEWDGRPVAVRDGPVVGTSFHPELTDDDRIHELAFFAEPPATQ from the coding sequence ATGACGCTTACCGCCGGAGTCGTCGCCGTCCAGGGCGACGTGAGCGAACACGGGGACGCCGTCCGCCGCGCCGCCGAGCGCCGCGGCCGCGAGGCCGAGGTCGTGGAGATACGCGACGCCGGGATCGTGCCGGACTGCGACGTACTCCTGCTCCCGGGCGGGGAGTCGACGACCATCTCCCGCCTGCTGCACGACGAGGGGATCGCCGCCGAGATACGCGACCACGTTGCCGCCGGCAAGCCGGTGCTGGCGACCTGTGCCGGCCTCATCGTCATGGCGGCCGACGCGGGCGACGAGCGCGTGCGGACGCTGGACCTGGTCGACGTGACCGTCCAGCGCAACGCCTTCGGCCGACAGAAGGACAGCTTCGAAGCGCCGCTGGACGTGGACGGGCTCGACGAACCGTTCCCCGCCGTGTTCATCCGCGCGCCGGTCATCGCCGACGTGGGCGACGCCGCGGTGCTGGCCGAGTGGGACGGCCGCCCGGTCGCCGTTCGGGACGGCCCCGTCGTCGGCACCTCCTTCCACCCCGAACTGACCGACGACGACCGGATCCACGAACTCGCCTTCTTCGCCGAGCCGCCGGCGACGCAGTAA
- a CDS encoding preprotein translocase subunit Sec61beta encodes MSSGENSGGLMSSAGLVRYFDAEDRNAITIDPKTVVAFGVLFGVLVQILTIVG; translated from the coding sequence ATGAGCAGCGGAGAGAACAGCGGCGGGCTGATGTCCAGCGCGGGACTCGTCCGCTACTTCGACGCGGAAGACCGGAACGCCATCACCATCGACCCGAAGACAGTCGTCGCCTTCGGCGTCCTCTTCGGAGTCCTGGTGCAGATCCTGACGATCGTCGGGTGA
- a CDS encoding thioredoxin family protein produces the protein MTVTLKDFYADWCGPCKTQDPILEELEEDWEGRFEVEKINVDEEQDVANEYQVRSLPTLVVENDDGIVERFVGVTQRDDIESALESAGA, from the coding sequence ATGACTGTAACACTCAAGGACTTCTACGCCGACTGGTGTGGCCCCTGCAAGACGCAGGACCCCATCCTCGAGGAACTCGAGGAGGACTGGGAGGGACGCTTCGAGGTCGAGAAGATCAACGTGGACGAGGAGCAGGACGTGGCCAACGAGTACCAGGTCCGATCGCTTCCCACGCTCGTCGTCGAGAACGACGACGGCATCGTCGAGCGGTTCGTCGGCGTCACCCAGCGCGACGACATCGAGTCCGCGCTGGAAAGCGCCGGTGCCTGA
- the npdG gene encoding NADPH-dependent F420 reductase: MRIALLGGTGDIGQGLALRWAYDTNHEVLIGSREPEKARNKAEEYETELDSRGVDCEIKGFENGMAADRADVVVVAVPPYHVSDTVEAVADRLDDDTILVSPAVGMKGDEDGMHYHRPGAGSVTAVAAGAAPDEVPVVGAFHNLAADRLANLDVELDVDTLVVGDDDGAKETVTMLAEAIEGIRALDAGPVANAAEVESVTPLLINIARHNDGMHDVGVEFK; the protein is encoded by the coding sequence ATGCGAATCGCACTACTCGGCGGCACCGGCGACATCGGGCAGGGACTCGCGCTCCGCTGGGCGTACGACACCAACCACGAGGTGCTGATCGGCTCGCGGGAGCCGGAGAAGGCCCGCAACAAAGCCGAGGAGTACGAGACCGAACTCGACAGCCGCGGCGTCGACTGCGAGATCAAGGGGTTCGAGAACGGGATGGCCGCCGACCGTGCGGACGTGGTCGTCGTCGCCGTCCCGCCGTACCACGTCTCCGACACGGTCGAGGCGGTCGCGGACCGGCTCGACGACGACACGATACTCGTCTCGCCGGCGGTCGGCATGAAAGGCGACGAGGACGGCATGCATTACCACCGGCCCGGCGCGGGCAGCGTCACCGCCGTCGCCGCCGGCGCGGCCCCCGACGAGGTGCCGGTCGTCGGCGCGTTCCACAACCTCGCGGCCGACCGCCTCGCCAACCTCGACGTGGAACTCGACGTGGACACGCTGGTCGTCGGCGACGACGACGGCGCGAAGGAGACCGTCACGATGCTCGCGGAGGCGATCGAGGGGATCCGGGCGCTCGACGCCGGCCCGGTCGCCAACGCCGCCGAAGTCGAGAGCGTGACGCCGCTCCTGATCAACATCGCCCGGCACAACGACGGGATGCACGACGTGGGCGTCGAGTTCAAGTGA
- a CDS encoding TIGR01548 family HAD-type hydrolase, whose protein sequence is MNADAVVLDVDGVLVDVADSYRRAIVESIEHVYDRTIPKAAIQGFKDAGGFNNDWELTDAAALYVLAAGEGYGDSLDAYTDAIAERGGGVDAAEAVVVDALGANAAERVRERWDRERLREVFQQLYLGAELYRAIEGGELDIETAGFIHDEPTIADASTLDALTERYDVGVLTGRPAAEASIALERVGLDVPADHRFTMDDWEAGKPDPAALVTLAERFDAERVVFVGDTLDDVRTAVNADAADPDHEYRGVGVLTGGLTGDSGREKYETAGAAAVVDSVNDLPDLLD, encoded by the coding sequence ATGAACGCCGACGCAGTCGTGTTAGACGTCGACGGGGTGCTCGTCGACGTGGCCGACTCATACCGCCGGGCCATCGTCGAGTCTATCGAGCACGTATACGACCGGACGATCCCGAAGGCGGCGATTCAGGGGTTCAAGGACGCCGGCGGGTTCAACAACGACTGGGAACTTACCGACGCCGCGGCGCTGTACGTGCTCGCGGCGGGCGAGGGGTACGGCGACAGCCTCGACGCTTACACCGACGCCATCGCCGAGCGCGGCGGGGGCGTCGACGCCGCGGAGGCGGTCGTCGTCGACGCGCTGGGCGCGAACGCGGCCGAGCGCGTCCGCGAGCGCTGGGACCGCGAGCGCCTGCGCGAGGTCTTCCAGCAGCTGTACCTCGGCGCGGAGCTGTACCGCGCCATCGAGGGCGGCGAGCTCGACATCGAGACGGCGGGGTTCATCCACGACGAGCCGACCATCGCCGACGCGTCGACCCTCGACGCGCTGACAGAGCGCTACGACGTGGGCGTGCTCACGGGCCGCCCCGCGGCCGAGGCGAGCATCGCGCTGGAGCGGGTCGGCCTCGACGTGCCCGCCGACCACCGGTTCACGATGGACGACTGGGAGGCCGGCAAGCCCGACCCCGCGGCGCTCGTGACGCTCGCCGAGCGGTTCGACGCAGAACGCGTCGTCTTCGTCGGCGACACGCTGGACGACGTGCGGACCGCCGTCAACGCCGACGCGGCCGACCCCGACCACGAGTACCGCGGCGTCGGCGTCCTCACTGGGGGCCTCACCGGCGATTCAGGGCGCGAAAAGTACGAGACCGCCGGGGCCGCCGCAGTGGTCGACTCCGTCAACGACCTCCCCGACCTGCTGGACTGA
- a CDS encoding UPF0146 family protein, translating to MTRSSTDALARRLARYDRVVEVGIGRRTDVAAALAARGVAVVATDIHDRPTPEGVAFVRDDVTDPDPTVYADADAVYALNAPPELHRPLRDAANRADADLLFTTLGGDGPAVPVDREQIPGDTLYRAVDRPDGPR from the coding sequence GTGACCCGTTCGTCCACCGACGCCCTCGCCCGTCGACTGGCCCGCTACGACCGCGTGGTCGAGGTGGGGATCGGCCGCCGGACCGACGTGGCCGCCGCGCTCGCCGCCCGCGGCGTCGCCGTCGTCGCGACGGACATCCACGACCGGCCGACCCCCGAGGGCGTCGCGTTCGTCCGCGACGACGTGACCGACCCCGACCCGACGGTGTACGCCGACGCCGACGCCGTCTACGCGCTGAACGCGCCGCCGGAGCTGCACCGCCCGCTGCGGGACGCCGCCAACCGGGCCGACGCCGACCTGCTGTTCACCACGCTCGGCGGCGACGGGCCGGCGGTCCCCGTCGACCGGGAGCAGATCCCGGGCGACACGCTGTACCGCGCCGTCGACAGGCCGGATGGTCCGCGGTAA